Part of the Nicotiana sylvestris chromosome 2, ASM39365v2, whole genome shotgun sequence genome, GAACTTGCTATGAAAATTATGTACAAAACGGCAAGAGCTTTAGCCATGCAAGCTGAAGATATGGATGTACTGTTTGAAGAAGGGCTGCAAATGATGAGAATAAAAATTACTACCCTCCTTGTCCTCAACCAGAGCTTGTCATGGGCTTATGTCCTCACACTGATTCTATTGGTCTAGCCATACTCCTTCAGGTTACTGAAACTGAAGGTCTTCAAATCAAGAAACATGGAGCTTGGATTCCTATTTCACATCTTCCTGATGCCTTTATTGTCAACATTGGAGACATTTTAGAGGTGTGAAATAAAATTTATTGTCTTCTTTTTTGGCTCTCAATGGTTTATGACATTAATGGTGGTATAATTGGTTTGCAGGTGGTGACAAATGGAATTGATAAAAGCACTGAACATCGAGCAATAGTTAATGAGGACAAGGCGAGGATCTCCATTGCTACATTTTTGAGCCCCAAATTGGATGGTGATCTAGGTCCAGCACCTAGCCTCCTCACTCCTCAAAACCCTGCAAAATTTAGGAGGATTGGAGTGGCTGATTACTTAAAGGATTTCTCTCTCAAAAGCTCGTTGGGAAATCATACCTAGATACTATAGGATTAGAAGTGGAGATGATGGGGGCAATTGAATGTTGCATTCTTGGATGCTTTTTCTCATGAATGTTTCATGTTTACTTTCTTTGTTGCTTCTCTCTGTGATGCATTCCAATTTCCCCGCTTCTTCCCTCTCTGTGTTTATGCTTCTCTGTACTGAGTTCCTATGAAATAAAGAATTTTATTATATGACTATTGGTTTAGCAGAGATGTCACTGAGGCTGGTGCTAATTCTTGTaatataacttcttcatctactACTAAACGAACCAAAAGGTAAACTTCCATTGTCTAAGATACTTTTGTAACAAGAAGATTAAGGAGTCGTTTTGGTTGACTATCCATAAAATTTTGCCAATTTTTTGTGCATAACAGATATGTATGGGACATATGAGATTTAAGCGTATCCATTAATTAACTATACTATAATTGGATACTTGGTCTGTATGATGAATATGTGTTCCTACCAAGTAAATGACTTCCCTGGGTATTTCTGCCTGATTTGTCCATGGTTCAATTTTAAGCAACCCAACATTATCATTTGAATGTAGCGAGAAATATTCTGCTTGGATAACAACACTGCTTTTAAGAGGAAGAGTAATTGTTGTATTAATGGCCTTTTTTGAAGCAAGTACAATCCGTCTTATCTGGAGCAAAGCTTAAAAGGTGAAGAGAACAAGATAAATTTATACTTCAATACAAAACCTAAAAAGCCAGGAATGAATTTAAATTCCACATAAGGATCAAAGACATGAACTTCATTTTTGATTTCTTAAAAACAAGCTAAAAGAAAGGCACGTGCATGAGTTCCAATTTAGTGTGTGTTTGAGCAATTGTTGTAGCAATGGCTTGTTTAGTTGGACGGGTTACACAGCTGAAAGGAAGGACGTGTCCACAGTCACGCCCTGTGCTATCTGGAGAAGGTGCTCAACATCTAATTCGGGGAAATGTTGTAAAAGCTTTAAGTTGTCAACGAAATCACCACTCAGTAATTTGCTTTTGACACATATTAGCATAGCACAACAGATCCTCAGAAGCATGTCCTGCAAACGACACATTACAAGTGGTGTATTCAGCCACCAGTAAAATGAATTTGGAATTGGTCGACAGGTACTTATCTATTTTCACTCTGTGATATTATTAGGTCAACCCTCTAAATCTATACATACAAAATACACACATAATATGCTGTTGTACAAATTGGATGGTAATGAAGGGAGAACAACCTGAAGGCCAAAGGGATTGCTTAAAAGTGTATCCCAGATCCTTAAGATGTGATGCAGGCTAAACTCCTGAGTAAGAAGCAGAGTGATCCACCTAAACGCATAGAATTGCGGCTCAACCTGTTTACTTGCACATAAAAGCAACTCTCAAATAATTTGAGGAATTAATTAGACCAGAAGAttaaatgcaaacaatttgtCAGTGCTTAAGGAATAGGTTCACCTTTGATTTATATTCAAGATGGTGCCACAATTCCTCATCATTGGTTTTCAAGaactttgacaagtttgaaaGAGTGGAGTGGATACCCACAGAACTGCTATCTAATTGTTGACAGAAGTGATCCACACAGCCACTCATTAGTATAACAAAACAGGAAAAAGTATCTGCTTCTAAATTTGCCTGCATAGCGGAAAAGCAAATGTTGCTTTTACTATTTATGGGTTCTGAGAAGGAGTTGGGAAAGGcaagaatttaaataatgaacaaATTTGAGGAAAACACTTACAGTATTGTGCTCATTGCTATCAGTGCTGAAGACATAGTATAATGGGGCCAAGACCTCATTCATGCCTTGCACATAACTAATTACCGGATTTAACTTTGCAAACAAAAGAAGAATATTTCTCATTGACTCCTGCAAAGCATAGATCGATAAAGGCATCACAGACTAAAGTCACCATGATTTGCAGGGTTAGTTGATGGTGAAGAAATACTTAATATCAGGAGTTGAGAGATATAAGTAAAATGTTACCCTATTCTTCCTAGATAGTGGAGAGTCTCCGGAGAAGAATTCTAAATCTGGATGAGTTCGTTGCAAATCACGGTCTATTTGAACTGAAATTTCTGAAAACTAGAAACACCATTGTTTTATTGTCATAAAAAAGTATATCTGTGAGCTAAAAGGTTCCAGAAGAAGTCACAGTGCAGTAGGTGCTTGCCTCAAAGTACTGATGCCATATACTAGCTTTACCTAAGCTTAGTGGATGATCCTCTTTAGAAATGTTGTAGCGTTCAAGGGGCTCATTTGCGTCGCTGCTAGTAGCATGTTCAAGGAATCTCAAGCTTTTATCTTTTCTCCTTGACAATTCTGACTGTCTAAATTAAGGAGTGTTATTTGATATACAGTCGTATAAAACAACACAACTAAGACCATAAACTACAAGGTAGTGGAAGCTTACGGGGTTTAGTAAAAGCTCCTCTTTGagcttagcatattttaatcgaCTCTCAGTCAACTCCTTTTCCCATAAATCACGAGAAGTAGGTAAATACCCCAATAATAGCTGCAATTTATTATCATGGCAAAACAATGTTAAAAGTAATAAAGAAGTTCAGACATAGAGTAATAGAACTAAAGATTGCAAGAATCTTGTATTGAATCTTAGAACGAATAAAGATTCTTTCAGAAGAAAAAAACTACTATGTCGGATTGGATTCAACATTATATTCTTCTACATTCAATAGAAATACTTTTTGTCAGCTTAATCTCATAATCTTGTTCACCATTCAGTTCTATCAGGTCATAGTATTCGTTCATCCAATACACACGCTATATTCGTTCTAGTTTAATCAGTGTCATTCTTCTACTTCCTATTCCAAAGTAACTTCCAGTTTTACATCTTTCTGATGCGCCGTTCGTCATTGCATACTTATTTAATCTCAATGATCAAGAAAAACAGACGTatgttttcaaaagaaaatacTTGTGGTGATTACAACACATTGGCTGGAAACAAGTACATAATTTTGGTGAAAAAATGATTATATTAAGGGATCAGGTAATTAATAGTAAGCACAGGTATTTTACCTTCCAAATTTTTGCTCGCAAACTCCCTCCATCAGGAATACCTGAACTGGCAACTCTTTGCAACTTCTCCAAATTAATCTCCTTCTCAGAAATCTGTTTCACCAACATCACAGAAACCCCAGAATTGGCAAAACCATTAGGCTATTTTACATATATAGTCAACAAGTGAGCATTTTGCATAGAAGCTCTAAAATTTACTTTGTGTGCAGGAATTATACTAGGAACTAGGAGTGGCAACGgggggtcgggtcggatatggttcgggtctAAAACGAGTAATGAAAAAACGGatcaattatccgacccgaccaaTATTTATAcggataaaaataaaataaaaaataggtTAACCGGCGGATCCATGaattcttgcatatgatcacttttgggagaattcttagtctccttaacttgaggaacccccaatttgaggttttacaaatgtaaaagttagacccattggttatccattgattactcattgattatccattttttaaatggataatatggttcttatccatatttgacccatttttaaaaagttcattattcaacccattttttagtggataatatgagtggttaactgttttcttttaaccattttgcctaTTAATTGAGATAAATGGTAGTATGTGGATTAGCAAGCAAATGCCTTGGCTGTCTGAAACATGATAAATAAAGTATAGATCATCCATAATCAAGagtgaaaataatgaaaacaactAATGAAAATTATGTTAACCAGTCTCACCTCATGTTCAAGATCAGATCTTTTTTCATTATCATCATTAATGATTGCGTGTACAATTGCTCCCAAATTCTTATTTGCCTTTTGGGGAACACTAAGCTCCTCGTCAAAATCATAAGTTTGATCCTTAATCATATGTTTCAAAGCAAACCCATGAAGCTCAAAAGTGCGTAATTCTTCACCTGCAGATTCATCTCTTTTATCAGACCCCATATTGTAATTTCCTTCTTCTCTACCAACCACAAAGCTACCAAGCATTTCAGGAAATACTAATTTCCTCGCTTTTTCTGAAACCTTGAGCTTGCTAATT contains:
- the LOC104222489 gene encoding uncharacterized protein isoform X1 yields the protein MVPKISKLKVSEKARKLVFPEMLGSFVVGREEGNYNMGSDKRDESAGEELRTFELHGFALKHMIKDQTYDFDEELSVPQKANKNLGAIVHAIINDDNEKRSDLEHEISEKEINLEKLQRVASSGIPDGGSLRAKIWKLLLGYLPTSRDLWEKELTESRLKYAKLKEELLLNPSELSRRKDKSLRFLEHATSSDANEPLERYNISKEDHPLSLGKASIWHQYFEFSEISVQIDRDLQRTHPDLEFFSGDSPLSRKNRESMRNILLLFAKLNPVISYVQGMNEVLAPLYYVFSTDSNEHNTANLEADTFSCFVILMSGCVDHFCQQLDSSSVGIHSTLSNLSKFLKTNDEELWHHLEYKSKVEPQFYAFRWITLLLTQEFSLHHILRIWDTLLSNPFGLQDMLLRICCAMLICVKSKLLSGDFVDNLKLLQHFPELDVEHLLQIAQGVTVDTSFLSAV
- the LOC104222489 gene encoding uncharacterized protein isoform X2; translation: MVPKISKLKVSEKARKLVFPEMLGSFVVGREEGNYNMGSDKRDESAGEELRTFELHGFALKHMIKDQTYDFDEELSVPQKANKNLGAIVHAIINDDNEKRSDLEHEISEKEINLEKLQRVASSGIPDGGSLRAKIWKLLLGYLPTSRDLWEKELTESRLKYAKLKEELLLNPSELSRRKDKSLRFLEHATSSDANEPLERYNISKEDHPLSLEISVQIDRDLQRTHPDLEFFSGDSPLSRKNRESMRNILLLFAKLNPVISYVQGMNEVLAPLYYVFSTDSNEHNTANLEADTFSCFVILMSGCVDHFCQQLDSSSVGIHSTLSNLSKFLKTNDEELWHHLEYKSKVEPQFYAFRWITLLLTQEFSLHHILRIWDTLLSNPFGLQDMLLRICCAMLICVKSKLLSGDFVDNLKLLQHFPELDVEHLLQIAQGVTVDTSFLSAV